A genomic region of Serratia fonticola contains the following coding sequences:
- a CDS encoding NAD(P)-dependent alcohol dehydrogenase, which produces MTLNVKGYAAFGAKEDLVPHNFVRRDPRDNDVVIEILYSGVCHSDIHNAFNDWGGAKYPMVPGHEIIGRVIQVGKAVTKFSPGDYAGVGCMVDSCQHCKPCVQGLEQYCEEGNTLTYNDVDRHDHMPTYGGYSDKIVVTEKFVIKVPDTLDLKGAAPLLCAGITTWSPLRHWNVGPGSKVAVVGLGGLGHMAIKLAKALGAEVTLFSRSPNKEADARRLGATHMVISTDEKQMQGAHNQFDLIIDTVPYVHDLNPYIPTLALSGTLVLVGYLGDLNPMLNSTPLILGRKSVAGSVIGGIAETQEMIDFCAEHQITSDIELINIQDINTAWQRMLKSDVKYRFVIDIASLQA; this is translated from the coding sequence ATGACCTTAAATGTGAAAGGTTATGCCGCTTTTGGAGCGAAAGAAGATTTAGTGCCACATAACTTTGTCCGTCGTGATCCTCGCGATAACGATGTAGTTATAGAGATTTTATACAGTGGCGTTTGCCACTCAGATATCCATAATGCTTTTAATGATTGGGGCGGTGCAAAATACCCGATGGTACCGGGTCATGAAATCATTGGCCGTGTTATTCAGGTCGGGAAGGCCGTTACAAAATTCAGCCCAGGCGACTATGCCGGTGTGGGCTGTATGGTGGATTCCTGTCAGCATTGCAAACCCTGTGTTCAGGGGTTAGAGCAGTACTGTGAAGAGGGGAATACATTAACCTATAACGATGTGGACAGACATGACCATATGCCAACCTATGGTGGCTATTCTGACAAGATCGTTGTCACCGAAAAATTTGTTATCAAAGTTCCTGATACTCTGGATTTAAAGGGGGCGGCACCGCTGCTCTGTGCCGGTATCACAACATGGTCACCGCTGCGTCACTGGAATGTTGGCCCCGGCAGTAAAGTGGCTGTGGTCGGTTTAGGTGGCCTGGGGCATATGGCGATTAAATTAGCGAAAGCGCTGGGCGCAGAAGTCACGTTATTCAGTCGTTCGCCGAATAAAGAGGCCGATGCCCGTCGTCTGGGGGCCACACATATGGTTATTTCAACCGATGAAAAGCAGATGCAGGGTGCGCATAACCAGTTTGATTTGATTATCGATACGGTACCTTATGTTCATGATCTGAACCCCTATATTCCCACGCTGGCGTTGAGTGGAACGCTGGTGCTTGTAGGATATCTGGGGGATTTGAACCCAATGCTAAATAGTACCCCGCTGATCTTAGGGCGAAAATCTGTGGCTGGGTCAGTCATCGGTGGAATTGCAGAGACACAGGAAATGATTGATTTCTGCGCGGAACATCAGATCACATCAGATATTGAGTTGATCAATATTCAGGATATTAATACGGCCTGGCAGCGAATGCTGAAAAGCGATGTTAAATATCGGTTCGTGATTGATATTGCATCGCTCCAGGCGTGA
- the dcuC gene encoding C4-dicarboxylate transporter DcuC, with the protein MSLLLALIAILFAGRLILQKYHPQSVLLLTGIVLLLIAHFSGMTMLSGLVKRSTGFGPFDVFEFIRDTLSARLGGLGLQIMLIGGFATYMSAIGASQVLVRVTSRPLQRLNSPYLLLGLALLLGQFLSLFISSATGLGLLLMATLYPLLTRLGCSRAAVAAVIASTCAVEFGPGSGNSVLAAKTAGIEVVNYFVQDQLPIVVPVILFIALLHIVVQRFFDRHEKETAQTQQAQSLNQAVETDAPIAWLFLPMLPLVLMLLCSDLLFSSLKITLDTAVLISLAITLICEYLRHRNARSVMAGVQKVFDSMGGVFATVVTLIIAGEVFSAGLKAIGAVDALLSLSGDIGLSAASIILLMTLITFAISALMGSGNAAFFSFAPMVPDISRHIGSDVAVMMLPIQLSAGIGRTLSPIAGVIIAIAGIAGVSPIDIVKRTAIPMLGGWLLMVALTFARSGHLLAVLPWLAALLLIMTGGYFWRSRRKKPLSAE; encoded by the coding sequence ATGTCACTACTGCTGGCGTTAATCGCCATTCTGTTTGCCGGACGCCTTATCCTGCAAAAATATCACCCACAGTCGGTCTTATTGCTTACCGGAATTGTGCTGCTTTTGATTGCGCACTTTAGCGGTATGACGATGCTCAGCGGTCTGGTCAAGAGGAGTACCGGATTTGGCCCGTTTGATGTATTCGAGTTTATCCGCGACACACTGAGTGCGCGACTTGGCGGGCTTGGACTCCAAATCATGCTGATTGGTGGCTTTGCCACTTATATGTCAGCCATTGGCGCAAGCCAGGTTTTGGTCCGCGTGACCTCTCGTCCACTACAGCGCCTGAATTCGCCCTATCTTCTGTTGGGTCTGGCATTGCTGCTGGGGCAATTTCTCTCCCTGTTTATCAGTAGCGCGACAGGATTAGGCCTGCTGCTGATGGCAACGCTCTACCCATTGCTGACACGATTGGGTTGCAGCCGAGCCGCTGTCGCAGCAGTGATTGCCAGTACTTGCGCGGTTGAGTTTGGTCCAGGTTCAGGCAATTCCGTACTGGCCGCCAAAACGGCAGGCATTGAGGTTGTGAACTATTTTGTCCAAGACCAGTTGCCAATCGTCGTTCCCGTGATCCTTTTCATCGCCCTGCTCCATATCGTCGTGCAGCGCTTTTTTGATCGCCACGAGAAGGAAACAGCCCAAACCCAGCAGGCACAATCGCTCAACCAGGCAGTGGAAACTGATGCCCCCATCGCCTGGCTTTTCCTGCCAATGCTGCCCTTGGTGTTGATGCTGTTATGCAGCGATTTGTTATTCAGCTCGCTCAAAATAACGCTGGATACCGCCGTGCTGATAAGCCTCGCCATTACATTAATATGTGAATATCTTCGTCACCGGAATGCCCGTAGCGTGATGGCCGGCGTACAAAAAGTGTTCGACAGTATGGGCGGCGTTTTTGCCACCGTCGTGACATTGATCATTGCCGGTGAGGTATTTTCTGCCGGCCTCAAAGCGATAGGTGCCGTTGATGCTCTGCTCTCCCTTTCTGGAGATATCGGCCTCAGCGCCGCATCCATCATACTGTTGATGACGCTCATCACCTTCGCCATTTCCGCCTTGATGGGGTCCGGGAATGCGGCGTTTTTCTCCTTTGCGCCTATGGTACCGGATATCAGCCGTCATATTGGTAGCGACGTTGCCGTGATGATGCTCCCTATCCAACTGTCCGCGGGTATTGGGCGTACGCTTTCCCCTATTGCGGGTGTCATCATCGCCATTGCCGGGATCGCGGGCGTATCGCCAATTGATATCGTTAAACGAACAGCCATTCCGATGTTGGGAGGGTGGTTGCTGATGGTCGCGCTGACGTTCGCCCGTTCAGGACATCTGCTGGCCGTACTGCCATGGCTGGCGGCACTCTTGTTGATCATGACGGGGGGATATTTCTGGCGAAGCAGACGTAAGAAGCCACTTTCTGCTGAGTAA
- the iadA gene encoding beta-aspartyl-peptidase: MFTLLTNARVFSPKDLGLCSLLLHADRIVAVDKEISLFDGAIEVIDCSGKWIIPGIIDQHVHLTGGGGEAGFASRTPAVKLRDLIQAGITTVVGVLGTDAISRSPKDLYAKMQSLNIEGLRAFMHTGAYVVPTPTITRSIRDDLAFIPAILGVKIALADHRGSYPSFLELLRIISDIRVASLLAGKKGLLHVHLGNLPEGMAQLFELCDAGIPIHHISPTHVARTEALFEQAIAFARRGGHIDVTSGGSRFIPQEQAILNALEAQVPADRITISSDGNGSVPRFNAQGMVEGLSAAPVAGNINLLPRLIDTGVPADQAIAMMTANVADSLGISGGKLCAGERADICVLNDDLSLAHLFAAGKQVIRNGECLITGNFE, translated from the coding sequence ATGTTTACATTACTGACCAATGCCCGTGTATTTTCACCAAAAGATTTAGGTCTTTGCTCCCTACTCCTTCACGCCGATCGTATTGTCGCGGTCGATAAAGAAATATCGCTTTTTGATGGCGCGATAGAAGTCATTGACTGCAGTGGTAAGTGGATTATTCCCGGTATCATCGATCAGCACGTGCATTTGACGGGGGGCGGCGGTGAAGCTGGATTCGCCAGTCGAACACCCGCCGTCAAGCTGCGCGATCTTATTCAGGCAGGGATAACAACTGTCGTCGGCGTACTTGGCACCGATGCCATTTCTCGCTCACCAAAAGATCTCTACGCCAAAATGCAATCCCTGAATATTGAGGGATTACGCGCATTTATGCATACGGGCGCTTATGTCGTCCCCACCCCCACGATTACGCGTTCGATACGCGATGATCTGGCCTTTATTCCGGCAATTCTTGGTGTCAAAATCGCACTGGCCGACCACCGGGGTTCCTATCCCTCTTTCCTGGAACTGTTAAGGATAATTAGCGATATCCGTGTCGCATCTCTGCTTGCCGGGAAAAAAGGGTTGCTGCATGTCCATCTGGGGAATCTGCCGGAAGGCATGGCGCAGCTTTTCGAACTTTGTGACGCCGGTATCCCGATTCATCATATTTCCCCGACTCACGTAGCAAGAACAGAAGCGTTGTTCGAACAGGCAATCGCTTTTGCACGGCGGGGCGGCCATATTGATGTGACCTCTGGCGGCAGCCGTTTTATACCTCAAGAGCAAGCCATACTCAACGCGCTGGAAGCACAGGTCCCTGCCGATCGTATTACCATTAGCTCTGACGGCAATGGTAGCGTTCCGCGCTTTAATGCTCAGGGCATGGTGGAAGGGCTCAGTGCGGCACCGGTCGCCGGTAACATCAATCTGCTTCCCCGTTTGATTGACACGGGTGTTCCTGCCGATCAGGCGATCGCCATGATGACGGCAAACGTCGCGGATTCATTGGGTATTTCCGGCGGTAAACTTTGTGCCGGAGAACGTGCAGACATCTGTGTGCTCAATGATGACCTTTCCCTCGCCCATCTCTTCGCTGCAGGCAAACAGGTCATCCGTAATGGCGAATGCCTGATAACCGGTAATTTTGAATGA
- a CDS encoding LysR family transcriptional regulator, whose product MNCKWLEDFLALSQHRNYSLAATERHITQPALSRRIKALEDTLGVPLFDRTTTPVTLTRYGERFEPYARHVLSTLTEARHELSAMAPATDNTLVMVSLHTLSVNILPDMINYLRQSEPQLNFTVNASIQGIDNHFNALIDRQIDLLVTYDLPSSQPDLEMAGKLKQSLWRYERFIPVISSRLADMLDDPKAQIPWLCYSDYTFVRRIIDPAEQRVRQRLRKTFESGLSETIKEMVIRHMGVAWLPESMVAEELVNRDVIHCWPQDLTLICEIPVVIWANVDDQRVMMQRCWEKLLRF is encoded by the coding sequence GTGAATTGTAAGTGGTTAGAGGATTTTTTAGCCTTAAGTCAGCATAGGAATTACTCTCTGGCGGCGACAGAGCGGCATATTACTCAGCCTGCATTGAGCCGGCGTATTAAAGCATTGGAAGATACGCTGGGCGTTCCCTTGTTTGACCGCACCACTACGCCTGTAACCTTAACGCGTTATGGCGAACGTTTTGAGCCGTATGCGCGCCATGTTCTGAGTACGTTGACGGAAGCGCGGCATGAACTCTCCGCTATGGCCCCTGCGACGGACAACACGTTAGTGATGGTGAGTCTGCATACGCTGTCAGTGAATATTCTGCCCGATATGATCAACTATCTACGCCAAAGTGAACCGCAGCTCAACTTCACCGTGAATGCCAGTATTCAGGGAATTGATAACCATTTTAATGCGCTGATAGACCGGCAAATCGATCTGCTGGTTACCTATGATTTGCCTTCTTCGCAACCGGATCTGGAAATGGCGGGAAAGCTCAAACAGTCATTGTGGCGTTATGAACGCTTCATTCCGGTGATCTCTTCTCGCCTGGCAGATATGCTTGACGATCCCAAGGCGCAGATCCCCTGGCTATGTTACAGCGACTACACTTTCGTCCGGCGTATTATTGATCCCGCCGAACAACGTGTGCGGCAGCGATTAAGAAAGACATTTGAATCAGGGCTTAGCGAGACAATTAAGGAGATGGTAATACGCCATATGGGCGTAGCCTGGCTACCGGAATCGATGGTGGCTGAAGAGCTGGTTAATCGTGATGTTATCCACTGTTGGCCACAAGATTTGACTCTGATTTGTGAAATCCCCGTTGTTATCTGGGCAAACGTTGATGATCAACGCGTTATGATGCAGAGATGCTGGGAAAAGTTGCTGCGTTTTTAG
- a CDS encoding NAD(P)H-dependent oxidoreductase — protein MPVSEAISNDKTNIKTLVIVSHPYPERSVLTKGLQEAAESVEGVTVRNLETIYGFDTRKINGDEERRMMRDHSRIVFLFPTHWFNITPMMKAWLNDTWGSVGPGLWQGKEMLVVSTAAGGSSTYGETGRIGVTLADVFLPMKASALHTGMTYLPPLVFQNASSGKLPEYQREFIERLKM, from the coding sequence ATGCCTGTCAGCGAAGCTATCAGCAATGACAAGACCAATATCAAAACCCTTGTTATCGTCTCCCACCCTTATCCAGAAAGATCTGTTCTAACTAAAGGGTTGCAGGAGGCTGCGGAAAGCGTTGAAGGCGTGACGGTTCGTAATCTTGAAACGATATATGGTTTTGACACTCGAAAGATTAATGGTGATGAAGAGCGCCGGATGATGCGTGACCATTCTCGTATCGTTTTTCTGTTCCCGACTCACTGGTTCAATATTACCCCGATGATGAAGGCATGGCTTAATGATACCTGGGGCAGCGTCGGCCCGGGTTTATGGCAAGGGAAAGAGATGCTTGTTGTCAGCACGGCAGCCGGAGGATCATCAACTTACGGTGAGACAGGCAGAATTGGTGTTACGCTTGCTGATGTTTTTTTGCCTATGAAGGCCAGTGCTCTGCATACCGGTATGACTTACCTCCCTCCGCTGGTATTCCAGAACGCCAGCAGCGGCAAGTTGCCTGAGTATCAGCGCGAGTTTATTGAACGTCTGAAAATGTAA
- a CDS encoding YgjV family protein produces the protein MLSEVFWPAQLLGLLAFAVGALAFLQRNDTKLRLHLTLNGVLLTLHFLLLGMMAAAISCLLCAVRTWVSGYYRSMGVMLFFIVMACALVIPQLKHSIEWLTVIGTILSTYALFRLEGLPLRLCMLASTIVWLIHNIWAGSTGGILLEGMFLVINSYTILSLYRAQRRENSKLEEA, from the coding sequence ATGTTATCCGAAGTTTTTTGGCCGGCTCAACTGCTTGGCCTTCTGGCATTTGCCGTGGGTGCCTTGGCGTTCTTACAGCGCAATGATACCAAGTTGCGTCTGCATCTTACCCTCAACGGCGTACTGCTGACGCTGCACTTTTTGCTGCTAGGCATGATGGCGGCGGCGATTAGCTGTTTACTCTGTGCCGTACGTACTTGGGTTTCAGGTTACTATCGCAGCATGGGCGTAATGCTATTCTTCATTGTTATGGCCTGCGCTCTGGTGATCCCGCAATTGAAGCATTCAATCGAGTGGTTGACGGTGATCGGTACCATACTGAGTACTTATGCCCTATTCCGGTTAGAAGGGTTACCGTTGCGCCTATGCATGTTAGCCAGCACCATTGTTTGGCTCATTCATAACATCTGGGCGGGGTCGACCGGCGGGATCTTGCTCGAGGGGATGTTTTTGGTCATCAACAGCTACACCATTCTATCGCTTTATCGCGCTCAACGTAGAGAAAACTCAAAGCTTGAAGAAGCCTAA